cCTATGGtggctcgcatcaaattcaaagctctgctgttggtctacaagaccaccactggttcggcacccccatatcttcactcgctaatacagacttatgtacccgccagatccctgcgctctgcaaacgaataacatcttgtggtgccatccagtgctcgaattgaatcaagtcTTATGGGGGTCCCCACCATAAGACTTTTTTTTGGGTGGGGGTGGTggttagtctcgcaatatacaatttatacaaaatacacaatatatttgatcataatatgcataactatatactatttcaTCTATTTTTATCTgagtctattttttacttctcatggggggtccctaatgccttatggggggtcccggatcaccccagccccccttcaattcgagcactggtgccatcccaaaaaggaaaaaatcactctcaagtaccttctctggatcggttccacatttgtgaatgatctgcccgctgctacaagatcagcagattctttaagaatcggctgaaaacacatctcttcagtcagcacctgaccgattagtactgacttctatttcttttctactctttctctcaaaaaaaaaaatttttttgtccttatgttgttccaattgcttctattgtttacctcatttgtaagtcgcttttgataaaagcgtctgctaaatgactaaacgtaaatgtaaatacaactTGATAGATTTCCCTATAGGGTGTAAAAAGGCCTTCAGTTGATGTAGATATGAAGTAGGAAGTAGACATCAGGAATCAGGTGGATTGTAACTCACGTCCTTGCTTATCCAGCATGATCATTGTTGTTTTTCCCTCCCCCTGGCTCTGTAAAAATACTTCTAATTACTTAACATGTCAAAAAACAGTGAACATAATTGGCTTTAAGAAGCATTTTGGATATATTGGTTACATATTAGGATTTTTTTACCTCTTCTACCATCTGTAGCATCCGCCTGGTGCTATCAAGAGACTAAAAAATACAGTTAGTCctttattattgtaatttaatAATGCACCTCTGCCCATGAACCCAAAGGGACAAAACAAATTACTATGACACTGAAAATGACATTATATGACAAACTACAGTAAAAGTACAAAGTATAATCTAACATAAAATAATCTTCTCTAAtatctagttatatatatatagtgacAATTTAAGCTGTTTCTTGTTTTCACTTTCGTTTCTCTGATAgaacatttgcattttttgggggggggtgttTTACAAGAAGGTGAGACCAACGTTTGATTAgacaaatcaaaataaaatactaaGTAAGACCTATTCCATTCTTTTTACATCCTGATGGTAAAAGATGAAAAACACACCTTATCTGTtactttgttcattttaattttcatgtccTGTACTGACATGTCTTCCATCCTGTTGGATTTGAAATCTGCTGTCACTCTGAGAAAAGTCAAAAAGTTACATTTAAGTTGACACAGATACGTATAAACAGAGATTAGACGATCCACAGTTGAAACGTTCCCATGGAAAATCACTTCCTCAAATATTTACAGTAGCAAGCATTCATGCATGacaattataaacaaaaaaaggatCATGTTTTAGTACTTTAGTGCTGTTACTGAAGGAATCTTAGGAAAGATTCAAATATTCAGAGATCAGTTTAATTGTATTTAAGACAAAGTACATACCATGGCAAGTCACTTTTGaattcaattatttaaaaatatcattgttttaataaattacaaaagtaaaaatggAAAAGAACAAGATGTGTCTGCCTACTTACTCTCAGGATCCTTCAAAGTTCTGAGTGTCAAcgtgtattttaattatttatttatacatgccAAACAAGTTTCTTTGTGTCACAAAACCAGAAAGGGCCTGTCCTGGCTTGTCCAACCTATAACAAGTAGCCAATATACAAAAACCCAAGAGAGAAGCATGGCTCAGTTTACCTCGGTACAGCTGCTCCACTTCTATCTGCCCATGTTTGTGGGACCTTGTACGATTTTGGTATTTTACATCTTTTActgaaattaataaaaattaaaatgtagtgGTTTGAAATTAAGAAACTTAATCAAGAACCAGATTTCAAACCAGCAATAATGGGAAGCTGCTGCTTCAGCTTTCTGACCACCAGATGGCAGTCAATCGAATCAAGTGTTAATGCTTTTTACTatactaaaatataaatgtattaaaaaaagtaatgtAGCAGGTACCATCTACTGTCAGGTCTGTACAGTTCTCTGCAAACAAATGATTAAATCATAGGACAAAAAGAACTGATTACATTtgctttattacaaataaaaaaacagaataaatagCCTATAGCTATGACTAATACTTGTTTGCTTTAATATCatcagtttaaaaaaagaattcaCTGCATACAGAGAGAAGCACCTCACAAATTCCTCGAATCCCTATCTGTACCTTTCACAGCACCAACTGCTGGTAAAACCAGGTCtccatttttacacaaaatgtcAATACAATAAACTACAGAAATCCCCaaaatttgctttattttgttaatCATAAAAATTATTTGCTGGTAAAAATTATTTTGGTATAACTTAATTCCACTCCTTAACAATACTGGTCTGACTCTGTTCCATATCTAGTTCCTTCATTCCTATTCCTTAATTAAATGTTTGGCTTTCTTTGTAGCAGCCTCAACATGATCTGTAGTTATTTCaacctaaaaaataaaacagaaataaaaagaagCGGTTACAAAGGATAGGAACAAATCAATATTTATCTAAATTTAAGTGTTTTAATAGTTCTCCATGCGCTCTAAGCTCTCAAAAACCTATAAATCTGTAGCGCCTTTTGGATCTTGATGAATTTCATCAGATATCTGGTCATTATTAATACAGTAGCTTTACCTTGTCAGTGATGCGGTCAATGGTCTTGTTCTGTTTGTCGAGCTCATTGTTTATGTCAATGGCCATGTTCTTCAGATTCCCAATGATGCTGCCCACCTGCTCTAGATTCTCCTCCAACTCTTTTTCTTGAGCATCATTTGTTATTCTTTCAGAAACATAACAGCAAATCTATTAGGTCACACTGGACTACAGTGAGAAtctcaatgtttgtttttacctcttGATGTAGGTGCCTGAAGAGGCTGTTGACTGAACAGTGACCCCTCGTATATTGCGTACAGCAGTTACTTGACTGGATACCACACCCCCATCTCTTTCCTCTGTGCCCCAAACCTTTATACATCTCTGGTCATTCTCTATAGACTTCAGTCTACAGGAGAGAAAATAATGCACAATGATGTTTATGATGCAGTCATTAGCTGTTAAAACATAAAAGTTTGGGGTTTTATAATAGCCAACCTGTTACATGAGCACAAACACCAGCCGCAGCATTTGGACATCTCATTAAGATTCCTCTCAGCTGTTTTCACGTTTTCCTTGATCTCATCCATATTCACTTCTGTATTCCTCAGCTGTtctgagaaaaagaaaaaagggaTTGTGAGATTTCACCAATATGCCCAAATGTCTCGCATAGATTTCCTATAGTTTTTCACTTTTGTATATAGGGCGTGAAAAGGCCACTAGCTGATAGTATAAAGAAGATATGAATCATCAGGACTGGAGTGGACTCACTTCCTTGCTTATCCAACATGATCATTGTTTCTTTCCCCTTCTCCTGGCTCTGTGaattatatacatgtattttaaaTTCAGCTTCACAAGACAAAAAGGGCAGATAAAGGTACTGTAGTTTTAAATACTTTACATGTCAAATAACAATGAACATAACTTGCTTTAAGAAACATTTTGGATTTATGAGTTACACATCAAAAAAAATTTCTTATACCTCTCCTACCATCTGTAGCATCCGCCTAGTACTCTCAATAGACTGGATAAAGACAGAATAGTTCAGTTAGTTCATCATAATGCATCTCAGCTCTTGAAGGTAATGGGGCAGTGATTTTTTTCCACTAAAGCCACCCTCCTGGGTTATGGAGAAAATAGCAAATCACAGGGTGGTGAAAGATGGGATGGGAACTAAGCATAACCCAGAGTCAAACCCAAGAAGGTGTATATCAATGACAAATTTCCATTCTATGACAATGTGAAAGGACAAAGTATAATAACGGAAACTAAGCTCTGGTTATATAATTCTCTATATAATATACTCACAGTGAAAGCAGCATCCTCTTTCCTTCGCTTTCTATTCTCTGTGAGAAATTTTGCTTTCACTATGAGTTTTGCTGGAAATTGACAACAGCATCTACAGTAAACAAGTTAAAATGAAACAATAggatacaaatataaaacaatacctCATCTGTTACTctgttgatttttattttcacgTCTTGTTCTGACATGTGCTCCATCCTGCTGGACTGGAATTCTGCCGCCGCGTTCAACACTCTAAGAAAAATCAAGAAGCTATTAAGTTGATACAGATTAATATGAACAGAGTTTACCACAGTCAGAACTTTCCCATAGAAAATCACTTCCTCAAATATTTAGCATTCATGCATgaaaattataaacaaaaaggATAACGTTTTCGAAAATCCACATTGAAATAATACAAGGTAAAGCCTGCAAATCTTTACCAAAATACCGTATTTACCAAATCTTCTCTGTAACATATTGACATGGTATCATCAAAGCTAGTGTAAATTCGCAATCGtataaacaatgttttaatatcATTATTTCATCTTGTTAAAATCGTTAGTCACTAAGTTAGAACAGAAATTTAGCTAAACATTGAATTATTCAGAAATCAATTTAACTGTatttaaagacaaaatacacacaattgtactgtactataaaattaaataaactatataaaacaaaatcattttaataaaactaCAGAAGTGAAAAAGAGCAAAAACAAGGTGTGTGGCTACTTACTCGTAGGATGCTACAATGTTCTGAGTGTCAACATGTATTTTAATCCTTTTATTTATGAAAGCTAAACAAGTTCCTCTGCGCCACAAAATATCTTTACTCTTATCTTCACTTCCTTAGTGACCAGGAAAAGGGCTGTCCAACCCTTAACAAAATACTTTAAATTGTGTCATCGATAtgtacaattacatttttgggcCATTCCACCGAATCGGTGACATTTCTGTCCCCAGGCCGTTATATGTATGAAAATGCATACATATTatctttaaaatacatttcattattAGGCAACGCGCCCTGCAAATTTACCTAacagctcatttaaaatgtaaaacatgaataaaagcTGCCTAGAACACTTAAAGAATCCCCACTATCCATCATTATACTTTACCATGAAGTATAAAGGTTAAATCCCTCAAAaatcttatttgtttttgcatttttgtgtaattCCATATTCAATCTATGattaaaaaaatcctaaaaaaatGATCATATCTTAGATATATTACACATATTCACTTAGTTCTGTTATACCCTGACCCATTTTCACCTCTGAAAACCTTAAAACAAGTCATATTTCGAGCCGAAAGTTTCATCAACTTGGTCTTCTGAAGCcatgtgaataaaaataaattttctcattttcctttttgtatattttatgatattttagCTATGACTGGAAAGGGTCGATCTCAACATGCAGTCCTGTTACCTAAATTATTTCTATaaagttattaaaaaaaaggcAAATAGTGGACTAATATTATTAACATGCTCGCCATGTGGCTATATTTCATATTGGTTCATTTTATGCTTGACTCAGTCTTGTTACAAAAAATTCACCCATCTTCCATTTAAAAACCATGTCAAAATTCTGAGATTGACCAATAGGCCTAAACATTTTGAATAGTGAAATTTGTGTTATTAGATTTAGCCTTGACACTGCTAAAATTGTTGTAAACAATGAAACCAGCCAATACCAAACAAGTCCCCCATCACAATGGCAACTGTGTCACTCTTGATTTAATCTGCTAAAATTTACTGATCTTCTTTTTGACATTACTTTTGAcatatatttattaatctcttttgtcttttccttcTAGAACCACCACAGCAAAGATACTTAGAAAGTTGGAGAGAAGCATAGCTCAGTTGATCTTGGTACAGCTGCTGTTGGACCTTGTACTTTGTATATGCTGTTAATGGGTCATTATAATAGAAGACTTTTCTAACTTACTGTGGAGCAAACTTACGAGCCTGGGAGAACAGCTACGCACATTATTATCTTTGATTGATAATGAATTGATGATATCAAGCGCCAGACATAAAACCAGCAGCAATACCAGAACAACAGAGTCGATGCTTGGCAAATGCGCTTCATGTTTCTGACCACCAGATGGCAGTAATATGAAGCCAGTATAAAAGCTTTTAAATTTGACACCTTAGCACATCAAAGATATCAAATATCTAGCAATGTTTGTAACTTTTAACATTTAGATTAAGAGATTATCTTaaatcaggactaggccttagttaaattaggatatcttaaagtttttaaaaacacactttacaaaacacattactgtgtgcatcttgagacaaaacaatcgcacatatatattttaagatatgtcggtacaagttgttttcgatcaagagacccctaacatttaaaatagactgggactaggtttaagccctgtctgggaaaccactcCATAATGTGTTACAATAAACACTGTAGTAGCACACTCtactgttaaaggggtcatatggcgcgaatacgtgtttttctgtgtcttcggtgtgttataaattgcccgtgcatgtattagacacgtaaaattgcaaaaattaaagtgtcggaacaacaGATGCATtatatctaaaagcgaatgctcacccagacctgcctgaaacgcctcgtgtaaccacacccccacaaatctacgtcagttcgtggtatgagttgactaagaccgcccaaatgtatacgcaagtaaggtgggcgtacctgtcagtacaattgctttggaacctgacgTTCCAAATACTGTAAGAGGCGCtgcatttccgtcacacgcttgcagtattcgaccaatcaatacgcactggttaactggccaatcatagcacacctcgcttttcagagcgatgagctttgtaaaaaatctgcgcgtttcagagaggcggggcaaagaggagatacaaacatgcacaaacatgtggaaaatacagcgtttttaaaccttaaatcgtgtatacacattgcattacatctaaaacaaacgataatattcgttttagccgtgttgTATATGTCCCCTTTAAGCCTAGGTCTACACCCTCCTCTGcaaacaactgaaataaatcatAGGACAAAAAGTGATTATATTTGCTttattagaaaaacaaaacgaaaTGTTCCATTACTATATAGCATGGTAAATTATGTAATTAAAAGGACACTACCAtacatttccccaaaacattAAACCTGACTAACTGTATTCAGAAGGTCCATTaacattctaagataatttaATATGAGTATAATCAGTCACAGAACCagctaaacagaaaaaaataacataagATCCAAACATCATAGGATTAGCCCGAACACAGATCAAAGACTATTAGGGCAGCATACAAGAACATTCAGGGGTTCTTTCACAAGTCTTATACCACACATTCAAACTAGTGACACAATAAGCCAGCAGTGACTTAAATGCAGAGAGAGCAACGATTAAAActcagaaaatgtttttaatccaTAACTGTGTTTCCAGCATATATGTGTCACATGTTAGGGGTGAAGACTTGATTGTACAGgaggttttgtaaatatgtgtatatgtgcACATAAGCATGTATCCATCTATTTACAAATTGCAATTTAAAGGCACAGATGGCATTGTAGGAACTGAACTCCTTCACTGCAATAAAGCAGAAAACGTGTGTAATAAGGCAGTGTTAACCAAACTTCTGAGCAAGGTTGTTTCAGTCCATTCTTTACAGAAGTTTGTTGGCTCTCTGGTTGGCTTCATCAATGCGAGCTTTATTCATATCAGCCTGGGCAAAagaatgaagaaaatattttgtaaataatattaaacagcattacattattattatagagtaaaaacaaatattacgtGAAATAAAAAGCATCATAGTTATCATCTCAAGAGCCTCAATGcaccaaagacaaaaaacaaataactaaaTGAAGTTCATTAGCCCTCTGGGCATCTGATAGAGTAGATTTACCTTATCAGTGATGCAGTCAATGGTCTTGTTCTGTTTTTCGATCTCATTTCCCATGTCTAACGCCAAATTCTTTAGATTTCCAATTATGCCGCCCACCTGATCTAGATTGTCCTCCATCTCATCTTCTCGAGCATCATTTGTCACTCTTAAGAGAAagcaaaaatgttaataaaggGCACTggtacattgcatgatactggGAGTAAAGAATATGCAATACATTAAAGAGTTTCACTATAAAGTAATGAAATCACAAGTGTCAATGTGGTTGCCTTGTCTGTAATAGCCAGGAGTTATTTTATATaagttataatatatataaatatattatataagttATACTTATATGTGACACAAAATGGCACAAAACAGAATCAGCCTCAATATTATGCACAGGACTGAATCTCAGTCAGACTTTAGGATATTGCTATAAGGCCTGGTCCAATCTAATTCTACCTAAGAACCACTGAGAGTCACCAGCTCTCGCCCTTTTTGTTGAGGATATAGTTCAGTCTTGTTGAAAGTatacatcattataaatattatagatCATTAAAAgaacagtccacccaaaaatgaaaattctgtcatcatttatattGTTAACCGAACAGCCGACAGCACCAATTCACTTGTACTGGCTTTGTGTtgatgcaatagaagtgaatgggtgctggcgctgttcagttaccaacattcttcaaaacaacttttgtgttttgcggaagaaaaaaAGCCATACGGATTGAAAATGAcaaaggggtgagtaaatgatgacagaattttcattattaggagaactatcactttaagtgtaAAAGGATGAATAACCTAGATGAATCAGTAATGGAAAATCTTATATTCTACCACAGCACTGGTTCTCAAACTATGGTACTAGACTAGTGGTACTTGAAGTGACCCCTGGTGGTACGTGACACGACAGAAAATTACACCTaagcctatgtgcaattttaatatagttgtatgaattattgtttattgaTCTTTGGTCGATGTAACTCAGGCGCGTGACAGGCAGCTCAAGCACAGCGCGGGAGCAGACAGATGCTCGTGAGTCTCTCTCTTCCGACGAGCTTCATGTAAATTAAGCTTCACATGTATTTATGAACTTGAACCGCTGTTTAAAGCAGTAAATGAtgtaaagcgctaattcaaCACGTGTCTGCATCTACTCAAGGTTAAATCAATAAAGCGTGCGCCGCTTTGATAAAATCCGCTGCAGTAAAGTATAAGTCTCTGttgttatatacagctgttctcttgatgtttaagtatacatatatttatttatcttcgtGTTAAATATTCCTTCCACATTGTTTTCCTTTAATATGGGCTTGTAGTCTTTTtttaaaggtggtacttgatgtggaaaagtttgagaaccttcTACAGTGTTTTCTACAAAAAGCTACATTAGACCTGCAGAGAGCCTTAGGATCTGTCAAAAAAATTCAAGGGTGAGCTTAAACACAAGGAAGGAGTCAAAGGCTACTTTTGGCTCAGTAACCAGAACATAAAGAGGTTAAAAATCAACTTGTCCACACAGGTTCAAAGTCCTGTAAGCTTTTCTTTTTCAGTGAATCACAGGTCCGTATGAAGGCATTTCAAGAAGTGCCAACGCTATTTTAAAGTATACAGCATCGTAATCTTAATTATCTTAAATATAACGTTCAatctagggctgaaacgattcctcgagtaattcgaatacaaaaaatcatcgaggcaatttttgttgcctcgaagcctcgttgaaaccatttaactacagtacacacggagcgctgcgtttccccacggaccgttattactgacgcacagcccgctaaactctgttcatgttacagggctctcaagtctcccgcattcaccgtgagacacacgcactttagtctgttcacacgctcacacgtatttctcatgctgataaataagtgataggtaattgaaatggtgaactgctattttacttagttttagtctattttgcgagtgaaacttgatttccggctgcattgagtccatcaaactacatgcggacttgtggacgccgaatcctgttatttacacatgccatctgtctggtctgcgtgtctgagtgaatgaactgcacagtttaacgtgctacatgcgtgatgctcatgaatttgtctgcatctgcactttatgaggacatgaacacatgaacttcatctccagagttgctccgagagtttatttcaaaacattttactgagtgaagctaacgcactaaaaaataaacgtcttccgacgacctgccaaaataaaagtccggttaattcggtatttttatgtggacaaatatattactatttaatagtaaaaaagaaactaaaactaatttagataaactaaatgcatcatgcataagctgaagttagttgtttacctttgaaattattctttctatttttattaatgcttaatatgtatacatttgtattaggtctatattgcattttgaatgtaatatggcaatggaatttactaaatgggtttagttttcacagatattaatgtatgcaatttcagcaataaatatattaatttttctaaaagggaaacaaattagttgttcattttaagagacctgtcttattttctcttgtatattatttagtattgctctttaataaagaaaaagtacttattatctgaatacccgattaatcgatggaaaatcagtagaatactcgattgctaaaataatcgatagctgcagccctagttcaATCGTTTGTTTCTGTAATTTTGTCCATGTCCTTGAATATGCAACACATTCCAATACACCCAATTCCTCAGCTAAACAACTCACACAAATCTGAAGCCGATCGCCTATACCCTGTTTCACCCTCACCTTTTGATGTAGGGACCAGAGGCACCAGCTGACCCGCCAGAAACAGCCTGACCATTACGCACGGCGGTCGGCTGGCTGGAGACCACACCCACTTCTTTCCCCCCTGTGCTGGAGCTGTCGCTTCCTGTGCCCCAAGTGCGCTTATACCGGTTGTCACTCTCAATGGACGTCACTCTGAAACAACATAGCTGTGTGTAAGATTCCCAGATTACCGTTCAAATACACAGAGTTGATAACCTATAATAATGTGAAGCCAGAAGCTAGAAGGTTTGTTAATAACTAACCTGTCACATGGGCACACGCACAAGCCACAGCATTTGGAGAGATCAGTGATGTTCTTCTCGGCCTGCCTCATGTCTTGATTGATTTGATCCATTCCTTGGTTGACACGCCTGAGTTGCTCTGAGGGAGGCGGAATACAAAAAAGAGACAATCTCACCTGCCAGGGTCACAGCCTTATAGCCCTTcagataattatttttttataacacaaaatatttagaGCTTGGAAAGACTTCTGAAGACATACTAAAGGAGATCAGGACTGATGTTACTCACCTCCTTGCTCGTCTAGCATGACCATTGTTTTGACCCCCGTATCTTTgctctgaaaacacacacaaactgtagGTTCAACTCTTAAGGAAGAAAGGGGAAATGGGAGAATAAAGGATTTTTTAAATCCTTTTTCTTTGAAGTATTCAGGCTTCACTGGACCACTTACCTCTTCTGCCATCTGTAGCATTCGCCTGGTGCTTTCAAGTGActgaaaaaatgacaaatattaaaaGTTAGCAAATCACTTTAGTAATACAATGCAGGATCTATTCTAGTGAACATAAATTTGGGTTCGGGATGCGAATATCAAAATGGGAAGAACACAATGTGTATCTTTGACACAAAAGGTTTATGCGTGGTAAATGTCTAGACTCTTTGCAGTCATTTCAGAAATGGAttcaaagagtaaaaaaaacataatgaaaacaaaagttGACGGAAGAAATTTGAAATGCCTGTGTAATGTGATTAAACCATGCGAAGGAAAACAAGAATTACACAAAATGAGACGTGGCATGATTGTGGATAGATGAAAGTGATTTATCGAAGGCTGGgcaatacatctaaaaatgatatcttgatgtttttaatacttttgtCAACATTAAGTGTATTACTCACATTTTACGCACATTTATTGGTTCTAACATGATTCATCTTTTCAAACAAACTGCTCTTTATATGAAGCAGactgaaaatgtttaatgtaagaAATGAATCACTGAATGCTTCTCTTCTGCTTCTTGAGGTTTAAATCAGAGAT
This genomic window from Triplophysa rosa linkage group LG10, Trosa_1v2, whole genome shotgun sequence contains:
- the LOC130559804 gene encoding synaptosomal-associated protein 23-like gives rise to the protein MEHMSEQDVKIKINRVTDESIESTRRMLQMVGESQEKGKETMIMLDKQGKQLRNTEVNMDEIKENVKTAERNLNEMSKCCGWCLCSCNRLKSIENDQRCIKVWGTEERDGGVVSSQVTAVRNIRGVTVQSTASSGTYIKRITNDAQEKELEENLEQVGSIIGNLKNMAIDINNELDKQNKTIDRITDKVEITTDHVEAATKKAKHLIKE
- the LOC130560721 gene encoding synaptosomal-associated protein 23-like isoform X2, with the translated sequence MADMTVEDMTLRANQVTDESLESTRRMLQMAEESKDTGVKTMVMLDEQGEQLRRVNQGMDQINQDMRQAEKNITDLSKCCGLCVCPCDRVTSIESDNRYKRTWGTGSDSSSTGGKEVGVVSSQPTAVRNGQAVSGGSAGASGPYIKRVTNDAREDEMEDNLDQVGGIIGNLKNLALDMGNEIEKQNKTIDCITDKADMNKARIDEANQRANKLL
- the LOC130560721 gene encoding synaptosomal-associated protein 23-like isoform X1, encoding MSKPPQTIEFKTGGEATWDTSKMADMTVEDMTLRANQVTDESLESTRRMLQMAEESKDTGVKTMVMLDEQGEQLRRVNQGMDQINQDMRQAEKNITDLSKCCGLCVCPCDRVTSIESDNRYKRTWGTGSDSSSTGGKEVGVVSSQPTAVRNGQAVSGGSAGASGPYIKRVTNDAREDEMEDNLDQVGGIIGNLKNLALDMGNEIEKQNKTIDCITDKADMNKARIDEANQRANKLL